Proteins from a genomic interval of Paenibacillus sp. RC334:
- a CDS encoding ATP-binding protein yields MDLITTQDWTKFRNLETLPQKAGVSRDKLGLLVAKELADNALDHCGYCEVGYVEPNGFYVKDQGEGINPELLPKLFSINRPFLSSKILRMPTRGALGNGLRVVSGAVIASGGSLYVSTQGHRYQIHFQADGTSTVKQVGDSPHTGTKIEIQFGHSLTPDLHWAELAIQYNQGEEYKGRTSGYWYTSEAFYELCQGYTGSVRELVAEFDGCTGTKAGKVASDYKNKLVQSLLFDETELLLGAIRNHSKQVNGSRYSSMNGITGYEYYKSSGEFTVKSGRGIYDAEIPFTVEAWVDFNKSSGLDILVNKSPTTGWNQLSVDKKSVTVFASGFYEKFAIKPCHIILNITTPYMPIVSDGKEPDLNWMKNEIKEAIQKAAKRAKKHISKTDKKKSQKDIILIHLQAAIDKASGNGKYPFSLRQLYYAIRPYIISELGRQLEYGHFCGIITNYENECGEIPNLYRDNRGVLYHPHTGEEIPIGTLTVQNYSRPNWTFNKILYCEKEGLFPLLKQAKFPERYDCALVTSKGYASRAVKDLLDMLGETEEELQFFCIHDADAAGTKIYETLVEETKARPGRKVRVINLGLDPEEAVHMGLEVEKLERKRDEKPVAGYVAGEWKDWLQTNRVELNAMDSELFVSWLERKMSEYDKGKVIPDLETLTRSLEQSIQQRVEQKIMKEILREAHWEERVRQRMLHLSPELSERYKVLDEEVYHVLDNQREQCWREVISDISDQIEL; encoded by the coding sequence TTGGATTTGATCACAACTCAGGATTGGACAAAATTTAGAAATTTAGAAACACTACCACAGAAAGCCGGGGTCAGCCGGGACAAACTTGGACTATTGGTTGCGAAAGAGTTGGCAGATAACGCTCTGGATCATTGTGGATACTGTGAAGTGGGATATGTGGAACCGAATGGATTCTATGTGAAGGATCAGGGTGAGGGGATCAATCCTGAATTATTGCCCAAGCTATTCTCCATTAATCGTCCGTTTCTGTCCAGTAAAATATTACGGATGCCAACTCGGGGTGCATTGGGAAATGGACTTCGTGTCGTATCGGGTGCTGTTATCGCTTCAGGTGGGAGTTTATACGTATCCACACAAGGACACCGATATCAGATTCATTTCCAAGCAGATGGAACTTCTACGGTTAAGCAAGTAGGCGATTCTCCTCATACGGGAACGAAGATTGAGATTCAATTTGGTCATTCGTTAACGCCAGACCTACATTGGGCAGAATTAGCCATTCAGTATAATCAAGGCGAAGAGTATAAGGGGAGAACATCTGGCTATTGGTACACGTCAGAAGCATTTTATGAATTGTGCCAAGGTTATACAGGTAGTGTACGCGAGTTGGTTGCAGAGTTTGATGGTTGCACAGGGACGAAAGCTGGAAAAGTGGCAAGCGACTATAAAAACAAATTGGTTCAATCGCTTTTGTTTGATGAAACGGAATTATTGCTTGGTGCGATTCGGAATCACAGTAAACAGGTCAATGGATCTCGTTACAGTAGTATGAATGGAATAACGGGTTATGAATATTACAAGTCCAGCGGTGAATTTACAGTGAAAAGTGGTAGAGGAATATATGACGCCGAAATCCCGTTTACAGTTGAAGCTTGGGTTGATTTCAATAAGTCTTCTGGACTGGATATCCTCGTCAATAAATCTCCAACTACAGGATGGAACCAACTTAGCGTAGATAAAAAATCAGTTACTGTATTCGCAAGTGGCTTCTATGAAAAATTTGCAATAAAGCCTTGCCACATTATTCTGAATATCACGACTCCTTATATGCCGATTGTGAGTGATGGTAAGGAGCCTGATTTAAATTGGATGAAGAATGAAATTAAAGAAGCTATTCAGAAGGCAGCAAAACGAGCGAAGAAACATATAAGCAAAACGGATAAGAAGAAGTCACAGAAGGATATCATCCTGATTCATTTGCAAGCAGCCATCGACAAAGCAAGTGGTAACGGTAAGTATCCCTTCAGCTTACGCCAACTGTATTATGCCATTCGTCCTTACATCATTTCAGAGTTAGGTCGGCAGCTTGAATATGGACATTTTTGTGGAATCATTACCAACTATGAAAATGAATGTGGAGAGATTCCAAATTTGTATCGGGATAATCGAGGTGTATTGTATCACCCTCATACAGGTGAGGAGATTCCTATTGGTACATTGACGGTTCAGAACTATAGTCGACCGAATTGGACATTTAATAAAATCCTATATTGCGAAAAGGAAGGTTTATTCCCATTATTAAAACAGGCCAAATTTCCTGAACGGTATGATTGTGCATTGGTCACGTCGAAGGGATATGCCAGTCGAGCCGTTAAGGATTTGCTGGATATGTTAGGGGAAACCGAGGAGGAACTGCAATTCTTCTGTATCCATGACGCTGATGCTGCTGGAACTAAAATCTATGAGACATTGGTTGAGGAGACGAAAGCTCGCCCAGGTCGAAAAGTACGAGTGATTAATTTGGGACTTGATCCAGAGGAAGCTGTTCATATGGGTCTAGAAGTAGAAAAGTTAGAAAGGAAGAGAGACGAGAAACCTGTAGCGGGTTATGTAGCTGGCGAATGGAAAGATTGGCTACAAACGAATCGAGTCGAGTTGAACGCTATGGATTCTGAGTTATTTGTTTCTTGGCTGGAAAGGAAGATGTCTGAGTATGATAAAGGCAAGGTCATTCCAGATTTAGAAACGCTTACTCGTAGCTTGGAACAAAGCATTCAACAACGTGTCGAGCAAAAAATAATGAAGGAAATTCTACGTGAAGCCCATTGGGAAGAACGTGTACGTCAGCGAATGCTTCACCTTTCGCCTGAATTAAGTGAACGATACAAGGTATTGGATGAGGAAGTATATCATGTACTGGACAACCAACGGGAGCAATGTTGGCGAGAGGTCATTAGTGATATAAGCGATCAAATTGAATTGTAG
- a CDS encoding DEAD/DEAH box helicase family protein, whose amino-acid sequence MRIDEYKPKQNVTEKINGEEVEWKNGDIVLISSGTASGKSYFIRHKLEQLADQQNVNILLLVNRKNLYKQNKEAIDNSLFSRIKVELYQTIENQLNNDEEYDFSPYTYIVCDESHYFTTDSGFNDNSDDSLQAILGLQSQIRIFMSATGHVLFSYIKDQYRRKLKRTGNKIWTYTIPRKFNQIASLSFYTDFYAVEKWIERKFNKANDKIIYFADTIQKAFELYQKYDDSLFVCSQSGSKNRKYLKHVDNDQVESMVKQNRFDCKYLFTTTVLDNGFDLKDEHIKLIVCDIFDVDTMLQCIGRKRFKNDQDKVHVVLLNRNNRNLNNYLRTVQKKLDEADAFIKGGVQEWKKLVGKFSRESNYIIKDNAISDGKYISKKTVSRVKYLQAVAMRDRIKAMLDQNRETNNFREETGGRKESDAYMMYISNLLHKNKIMLIEKRFEQEELCSYLDTIVGKRIYKDGKNQVIEKFDIKDYRGRLQKDISQLQSYLQSNQLKYAIASFPDNRKKLEDGSNNPHKGKRYWLVSKFNE is encoded by the coding sequence ATGAGAATTGATGAGTATAAGCCAAAGCAAAATGTAACTGAGAAGATAAACGGGGAGGAGGTTGAATGGAAAAATGGAGATATCGTTTTAATTAGCAGTGGGACAGCATCAGGTAAATCCTATTTTATTCGACACAAGCTGGAACAACTAGCGGATCAGCAAAATGTGAACATACTTTTATTAGTTAATCGAAAGAACCTGTATAAACAGAATAAAGAAGCTATCGACAATTCATTATTCTCAAGAATCAAAGTTGAATTATATCAAACGATTGAGAACCAGCTAAACAATGACGAGGAGTACGATTTTTCTCCATATACATACATCGTGTGTGATGAATCACATTACTTTACTACGGACAGTGGATTTAATGATAATTCGGATGATTCCCTTCAAGCTATACTCGGTCTACAATCTCAAATTAGGATTTTTATGTCCGCAACGGGTCATGTGTTATTCTCTTACATAAAGGATCAATACAGACGTAAGCTCAAACGAACCGGGAATAAGATATGGACGTATACCATTCCAAGGAAATTCAATCAAATTGCATCGTTATCCTTTTATACAGACTTTTATGCAGTAGAAAAATGGATTGAGCGCAAATTCAATAAAGCTAACGATAAAATTATATATTTTGCAGACACGATCCAAAAGGCTTTTGAGCTTTACCAGAAGTATGACGATTCATTATTCGTATGTAGCCAAAGCGGCAGCAAAAACAGAAAGTATCTCAAACATGTAGACAATGATCAAGTGGAGTCCATGGTCAAGCAAAATAGGTTTGACTGTAAATATCTATTCACGACGACGGTGCTTGATAATGGTTTTGATTTGAAGGATGAGCACATAAAATTAATTGTATGCGATATATTTGACGTGGATACGATGCTACAGTGTATTGGGCGAAAGAGATTCAAGAATGACCAGGATAAGGTTCATGTGGTGTTGCTGAATAGAAACAATAGGAATTTGAATAATTACTTGAGAACTGTCCAGAAGAAACTGGATGAGGCTGACGCTTTTATCAAAGGTGGAGTTCAAGAATGGAAAAAGCTAGTGGGGAAATTTTCGAGGGAATCCAATTACATCATTAAAGACAACGCAATAAGTGATGGCAAATATATATCAAAGAAGACAGTGTCTAGAGTTAAATATCTTCAAGCTGTAGCTATGAGAGATCGGATCAAAGCAATGCTGGATCAGAACAGAGAAACCAATAATTTTAGGGAAGAAACTGGAGGGAGAAAGGAAAGCGATGCCTATATGATGTACATTTCGAACTTATTACATAAAAATAAAATCATGTTGATTGAGAAACGATTTGAGCAAGAAGAATTATGTAGCTATTTAGACACGATAGTCGGTAAAAGAATATACAAAGACGGTAAAAATCAAGTCATTGAGAAATTTGATATCAAGGATTATCGAGGCAGATTACAAAAGGATATTAGCCAATTACAGTCCTACCTCCAATCGAATCAATTAAAATATGCGATTGCTAGTTTTCCAGATAACCGAAAAAAGTTAGAAGATGGAAGCAACAATCCCCATAAAGGGAAGCGATATTGGTTAGTCAGCAAATTTAACGAATAG